In Gossypium hirsutum isolate 1008001.06 chromosome A10, Gossypium_hirsutum_v2.1, whole genome shotgun sequence, the DNA window CGATTTAAACCCGGTTTGGCTCAAGAGCACCGGTGTCtttaataaatttttggtgtagAGGTAAATATCAAATCAAGATAGCTGTGGCTGTAAGCTCAACTCAAGGCCGATCACTCCTAGTTAAATTTCACTTCTAAAGCTTGTACTTAATTGTagataaaataaagttttatataCTGAGAATTGATTATACCAACTTAAATCTCTAAACCTATTCAACCCACCATACCACTTTGGGCTTATAATTAATTGCCCAAGtgcttttccttttccttttataTTGACTTATAGAATCTCCTCAATTTTTTCCATGCATGTTAATTGCATTATACAtctctaaattattatttttattttaaattaatctctaaattttaaaacattttaattacacctttaaactattaatgttatatcaattaggttcttttattattaaaaccGTTAAATAACATGTCAATCTTATgtagtataatttaaaataatttttaaataaagcaaaactaaaaaaagaGATTGAACGATAAAACTTTAATAaaagttctgaaaattttaaaattaagattctATTCACTTTCTTTAAAGTTACTGTGTCTGATATCCTAAACTACTTTTATTCTAAGAAAATCCCTACATTAATTAGCTCAAAAGTAAAAGCAGAACTGCTTATGAAACACTTTTAATGtaagttttttttatcaaataaattgaCTTCTTATCTTTTAACTGGACctacttttaattttttgaaaaaaaaaaccttttaatataaaagttttaaaagccTTTGTCAACTGTACTATTTTATATTAACctttcttatttttctctttgaaaacatttcacattttcaaacgtttaagaatatttaatttttctcaacatttaaaaattagagaaaagaaGTAGAAACCACAACAGAAAGTGAAAACCCaaagcttttaattttttttttttggaaccgTTTCATAAGTAGATCTGgtgtttttacttttcttttccaagactattttttgaacttcaatttcctttttccatttactttatttttaccAGTGCAGCCAGTATTCTCCTAAAACACCGACagcattatttaaaaaataaatttttttgttcccTAACGTACCCATCCGGATAGTGGCCTTCCCTTGGAGCGAAGAAGATGATGCCCCAAAGGTATCGAATAAGCTAGCCCCTCATTATTTCAACAGCCGGTTTACTAATTACTACAAGGCGGTGGTAGACTCATTTTCTTACTCATACAGGGTTGTTTTAGGGTAGGCTTATCCTTATTCTAGCACACAAGCGATGGGAAAAATGAGGTGGTGCCTGTGCTGTACGGGCACCGTGCATTTTACCTATTTTCGTCTTTACCATTTAATCTATTccattttgataattatttattttatttcatattatttatataaaaaagctGAAAAGTTGAGGAATTACATATATAGAATGGTTCCTATGTAGCATAACATAAGAATAAAAGATGCATCCAAGTGATTTTCATCAAACATCAACATCTCACTTAATTTACACTTACATTATGTTTCTCATCTTCATTTTAAACCATTTCATATAAACTTCAGAGATCACATAAAACAGTGTAATACCATATTTATATGGAGGACTTCAATTTTTGATTAACCAAAGGAAGGGGAAGCTTAAACACAGGTATCAATCAATGACTTTCTCATCTCATCAACAATGGCGCTAGGTTGCGCTTCTCTCAACTTGAACACACTCTCTATCACGGAAAGCTCCGTTGCAGTGGTGTCTGACCCGCAAAAGGCCGTCCAGTCATTTACGGTCATCCCAGCGGCTATCACTTCGCTCCCACGGTTGATAGTGCCAGCTACCAATGGAACCTGAAGAAGCGTTGAAAGTTCATCCAAGTCTTCAATGGATGTATGAGGATGGACCTGCACCATTCAACACCCAAAATCAGAATACAAGTGCGTACAATATGAGGCAACTATATAGCTAAAGGAAGAGATTCAATCTTACCAAGCCACCTCTGTTAGAAAAGGCACAGTAGCTCCCTACAAGAATATTACCAGCAATTGTCTGCCTGAAAACTTCTACGCCGAGAACATCAGCGATTATCTCCTCGGTTTCCTGATTCAAATTGTGGA includes these proteins:
- the LOC107915784 gene encoding eukaryotic translation initiation factor 6-2, with product MATRLQFENSCDVGVFSKLTNAYCLVAIGGSENFYSTFESELADVIPVVKTSIAGTRIIGRLCAGNKNGLLVPHNTTDQELQHLRNSLPDQVVVRRIEEKLSALGNCIACNDHVALTHTDLDKETEEIIADVLGVEVFRQTIAGNILVGSYCAFSNRGGLVHPHTSIEDLDELSTLLQVPLVAGTINRGSEVIAAGMTVNDWTAFCGSDTTATELSVIESVFKLREAQPSAIVDEMRKSLIDTCV